One segment of Yersinia kristensenii DNA contains the following:
- the fusA gene encoding elongation factor G, with amino-acid sequence MARKTPIERYRNIGISAHIDAGKTTTTERILFYTGVNHKIGEVHDGAATMDWMEQEQERGITITSAATTCFWSGMAKQYEPHHVNIIDTPGHVDFTIEVERSMRVLDGAVMVYCAVGGVQPQSETVWRQANKYKVPRIAFVNKMDRMGANFLKVVGQIKSRLGANPVPLQLAIGAEEKFTGIIDLVKMKAINWNEADQGVTFEYEEIPADMAELAAEWHQNLVESAAEASEELMDKYLGGEELTEEEIKKALRQRVLRNEIILVTCGSAFKNKGVQAMLDAVIDYLPAPTDVEAINGILDDGKDTLAVRHSDDKEPFSALAFKIATDPFVGNLTFFRVYSGVVNSGDTVLNSVRSQRERLGRIVQMHANKREEIKEVRAGDIAAAIGLKDVTTGDTLCDPANPIILERMEFPEPVISVAVEPKTKADQEKMGMALGRLAKEDPSFRVWTDEESGQTIIAGMGELHLDILVDRMRREFNVEANVGKPQVAYRETIRDTVKDVEGKHAKQSGGRGQYGHVVIDMSPLPPGGVGYEFVNEIVGGSIPKEFIPAVDKGIQEQLKAGPLAGYPVVDVKIRLHYGSYHDVDSSELAFKLAGSIAFKEGFKRAKPVLLEPIMKVEVETPEDYMGDVMGDLNRRRGIIEGMEDTATGKTVRVKVPLSEMFGYATDLRSQTQGRASYSMEFLEYAEAPSNVAKAVIEARGK; translated from the coding sequence ATGGCTCGTAAAACACCCATTGAGCGCTATCGTAATATCGGTATCAGCGCTCACATCGACGCCGGTAAGACAACCACTACCGAACGTATCCTGTTTTACACCGGTGTAAACCATAAGATCGGTGAAGTTCATGACGGCGCAGCCACCATGGACTGGATGGAACAGGAGCAGGAGCGTGGTATTACCATTACTTCTGCGGCTACTACCTGCTTCTGGTCTGGTATGGCTAAACAGTACGAACCACATCACGTCAACATCATTGACACCCCAGGGCACGTTGACTTCACTATCGAAGTAGAACGTTCCATGCGTGTTCTTGATGGTGCGGTAATGGTTTACTGTGCAGTTGGTGGTGTTCAGCCACAGTCTGAGACCGTATGGCGCCAGGCTAACAAATATAAAGTTCCACGCATTGCGTTCGTTAACAAAATGGACCGCATGGGTGCTAACTTCCTGAAAGTTGTTGGTCAGATTAAATCTCGTCTGGGCGCGAATCCAGTTCCATTGCAACTGGCAATCGGCGCGGAAGAGAAATTCACCGGTATTATCGATCTGGTGAAAATGAAAGCGATCAACTGGAACGAAGCTGATCAGGGCGTGACCTTCGAATACGAAGAGATCCCGGCTGATATGGCTGAACTGGCTGCTGAATGGCACCAGAACCTGGTTGAATCTGCTGCAGAAGCGTCAGAAGAGCTGATGGATAAATATTTGGGCGGCGAAGAGCTGACTGAAGAAGAAATCAAGAAAGCTTTGCGTCAACGTGTTCTGCGCAACGAAATCATCTTGGTTACCTGTGGTTCTGCGTTTAAGAACAAAGGCGTACAGGCAATGCTGGATGCAGTTATCGACTATCTGCCAGCACCAACTGACGTTGAAGCAATCAACGGTATTTTGGACGATGGTAAAGATACTCTGGCTGTTCGTCACTCAGACGACAAAGAGCCGTTCTCTGCACTGGCATTCAAAATTGCTACCGACCCGTTTGTGGGTAACCTGACGTTCTTCCGTGTGTACTCTGGCGTTGTTAACTCCGGTGACACCGTGTTGAACTCAGTACGTTCACAGCGTGAGCGTCTGGGCCGTATCGTTCAGATGCACGCAAACAAACGTGAAGAGATCAAAGAAGTTCGTGCAGGCGACATCGCAGCAGCGATCGGTCTGAAAGATGTGACGACGGGTGACACTCTGTGTGATCCAGCTAATCCGATCATCTTGGAACGTATGGAGTTCCCAGAGCCAGTAATCTCTGTTGCCGTTGAACCAAAAACCAAAGCCGACCAAGAAAAAATGGGTATGGCTCTGGGTCGTCTGGCGAAAGAAGATCCATCATTCCGCGTTTGGACTGACGAAGAATCTGGTCAGACTATCATCGCTGGTATGGGTGAGTTGCACTTGGATATCCTGGTTGACCGTATGCGCCGCGAATTTAACGTGGAAGCAAACGTTGGTAAACCTCAAGTTGCATACCGTGAAACTATCCGCGATACCGTTAAGGACGTGGAAGGTAAGCACGCTAAGCAGTCAGGCGGTCGTGGTCAGTACGGTCATGTTGTTATCGACATGTCTCCGTTGCCACCGGGTGGCGTTGGGTATGAGTTCGTCAACGAAATCGTTGGTGGTTCTATTCCTAAAGAGTTCATCCCTGCTGTTGATAAAGGTATCCAGGAACAACTGAAAGCCGGTCCTTTGGCTGGTTACCCGGTTGTTGACGTTAAAATCCGTCTGCACTACGGTTCTTACCATGACGTTGACTCCTCAGAATTGGCGTTTAAATTAGCCGGTTCTATCGCCTTTAAAGAAGGGTTCAAACGAGCTAAACCAGTTCTGCTTGAGCCAATCATGAAGGTTGAAGTCGAAACCCCTGAAGATTACATGGGTGACGTAATGGGCGACCTTAACCGTCGTCGTGGTATCATCGAAGGTATGGAAGATACTGCTACCGGTAAAACCGTTCGCGTCAAGGTTCCGTTGTCTGAAATGTTCGGTTATGCTACTGACCTGCGTTCTCAGACTCAGGGCCGTGCTTCTTACTCCATGGAATTCCTGGAGTATGCTGAAGCACCTAGTAACGTCGCTAAAGCCGTTATCGAAGCCCGTGGCAAATAA
- the tuf gene encoding elongation factor Tu — translation MSKEKFERTKPHVNVGTIGHVDHGKTTLTAAITTVLAKTYGGSARAFDQIDNAPEEKARGITINTSHVEYDTPSRHYAHVDCPGHADYVKNMITGAAQMDGAILVVAATDGPMPQTREHILLGRQVGVPYMIVFMNKCDMVDDEELLELVEMEVRELLSAYDFPGDDIPVVKGSALKALEGVKEWEDKIIELAGYLDTYIPEPERAVDKPFLLPIEDVFSISGRGTVVTGRVERGIVKVGEEVEIVGIKDTVKSTCTGVEMFRKLLDEGRAGENVGVLLRGIKREDIERGQVLAKPGSIKPHTTFESEVYILSKDEGGRHTPFFKGYRPQFYFRTTDVTGTIELPEGVEMVMPGDNINMVVTLIHPIAMDDGLRFAIREGGRTVGAGVVAKVIA, via the coding sequence GTGTCTAAAGAAAAATTTGAACGTACCAAACCCCATGTAAACGTCGGTACTATCGGCCACGTTGACCATGGTAAAACTACCCTGACTGCGGCAATCACCACCGTTTTGGCTAAAACCTACGGCGGTAGCGCTCGTGCTTTCGATCAGATCGATAACGCACCAGAAGAAAAAGCACGTGGTATCACCATCAACACTTCTCACGTTGAGTATGACACCCCGTCACGTCACTATGCGCACGTTGACTGCCCAGGGCACGCCGACTACGTTAAAAACATGATCACCGGTGCTGCTCAGATGGACGGCGCTATCCTGGTTGTTGCTGCAACTGATGGCCCTATGCCACAGACTCGTGAGCACATCCTGTTGGGTCGTCAGGTTGGCGTTCCTTACATGATCGTATTCATGAACAAATGCGACATGGTTGATGATGAAGAGCTGCTGGAACTGGTAGAAATGGAAGTTCGTGAACTTCTGTCTGCTTACGATTTCCCAGGCGATGACATCCCAGTAGTTAAAGGTTCAGCTCTGAAAGCGCTGGAAGGCGTTAAAGAGTGGGAAGACAAAATCATCGAACTGGCTGGCTACCTGGATACTTATATCCCTGAGCCAGAGCGTGCGGTTGATAAGCCATTCTTGCTGCCAATCGAAGACGTATTCTCTATCTCCGGCCGTGGTACTGTTGTAACTGGTCGTGTAGAGCGCGGTATTGTTAAAGTTGGTGAAGAAGTAGAGATCGTTGGTATCAAAGATACTGTTAAATCTACTTGTACTGGCGTTGAAATGTTCCGCAAACTGCTGGACGAAGGCCGTGCTGGTGAGAACGTTGGTGTTCTGCTGCGTGGTATCAAACGTGAAGATATCGAACGTGGTCAAGTTCTTGCTAAACCAGGTTCTATCAAGCCACACACTACCTTTGAATCAGAAGTTTATATTCTGAGCAAAGACGAAGGCGGCCGTCATACTCCGTTCTTCAAAGGCTACCGTCCTCAGTTCTACTTCCGTACAACTGACGTAACCGGTACCATCGAACTGCCAGAAGGCGTTGAAATGGTGATGCCAGGTGACAACATCAACATGGTTGTTACTCTGATTCACCCAATCGCAATGGACGACGGCCTGCGTTTCGCAATCCGTGAAGGCGGCCGTACTGTAGGCGCTGGTGTTGTTGCTAAAGTTATCGCTTAA
- the bfd gene encoding bacterioferritin-associated ferredoxin produces the protein MYVCLCNAVSDKVIRKAVRQHHPHTIQQLRQLVPIGTDCGKCIRQAREILIEERANIPEMNDVA, from the coding sequence ATGTATGTTTGCCTGTGTAATGCGGTATCTGACAAAGTTATCCGTAAAGCTGTACGTCAGCACCATCCACATACCATTCAACAGTTACGCCAATTAGTACCCATTGGTACAGACTGCGGGAAGTGCATTCGACAGGCCAGAGAAATCTTGATTGAGGAACGCGCTAACATTCCAGAAATGAATGATGTTGCCTAA
- the bfr gene encoding bacterioferritin — translation MKGDKKIIAHLNKLLGNELVAINQYFLHARMFKNWGLMRLNDKEYHESIDEMKHADKYIERILFLEGIPNLQDLGKLNIGEDVEEILKSDLALELAGAKDLREGIAYADSIHDYVSRDLLKEILAEEEGHIDWLETELSLIERLGIQNYSQAQLAKD, via the coding sequence ATGAAAGGCGATAAAAAGATAATTGCACATCTCAATAAACTACTCGGAAACGAGTTAGTTGCTATCAATCAATATTTTCTCCACGCCCGAATGTTTAAAAACTGGGGACTGATGCGCCTGAATGATAAGGAGTATCACGAATCAATTGACGAAATGAAGCATGCAGATAAATATATCGAGCGCATCTTATTCCTCGAAGGTATTCCTAACTTACAAGATTTGGGTAAGCTGAATATCGGTGAAGATGTTGAAGAAATATTGAAATCAGATTTAGCCCTCGAATTAGCTGGAGCGAAAGATCTGCGCGAAGGCATTGCCTATGCTGATTCTATTCATGACTATGTCAGCCGCGATTTGTTGAAAGAAATTCTAGCGGAAGAAGAAGGTCATATCGATTGGCTGGAAACAGAGCTGAGCCTCATTGAACGTTTGGGGATACAGAACTATTCCCAGGCTCAATTAGCAAAAGACTAG
- the tusD gene encoding sulfurtransferase complex subunit TusD, translating to MSGGNVAKYCLMVTGPAYGTQQASSAYQFAQALISSGHNLVSVFFYREGVLNANQLTAPANDEFDLVRAWQQLALNHSIELNVCVAAALRRGIIDQNETDQLDLAGANLQPGFTLSGLGALAEAALTCDRMVQF from the coding sequence ATGTCAGGGGGGAATGTGGCGAAATATTGTCTGATGGTGACAGGCCCCGCCTATGGCACCCAACAGGCCAGCAGCGCCTATCAGTTTGCCCAAGCACTGATAAGTTCAGGTCATAATTTGGTGAGTGTTTTCTTCTACCGCGAAGGTGTTTTGAATGCTAACCAATTAACCGCGCCTGCCAATGATGAGTTTGATTTGGTACGGGCGTGGCAGCAACTGGCGCTTAACCATTCGATTGAGTTAAATGTCTGTGTGGCGGCGGCATTGCGCCGTGGTATTATTGACCAAAATGAAACTGACCAACTCGATTTGGCGGGCGCGAATCTACAACCCGGTTTTACCTTGAGTGGGCTAGGTGCGCTGGCTGAAGCCGCCTTGACCTGTGACCGCATGGTGCAATTTTAA
- the rpsG gene encoding 30S ribosomal protein S7, producing MPRRRVIGQRKILPDPKFGSELLAKFVNILMVDGKKSTAEAIVYTALETLAQRSGKDFLEAFEVALDNVRPTVEVKSRRVGGSTYQVPVEVRPVRRNALAMRWIVDAARKRGDKSMALRLANELSDAAENKGSAVKKREDVHRMAEANKAFAHYRW from the coding sequence ATGCCACGTCGTCGTGTAATTGGCCAGCGTAAAATTTTACCGGATCCTAAGTTCGGATCTGAATTGCTGGCTAAATTTGTAAATATCCTGATGGTAGATGGTAAGAAATCTACTGCAGAAGCAATCGTCTATACCGCGCTGGAGACCCTGGCTCAGCGTTCTGGTAAAGATTTTCTGGAAGCTTTCGAAGTAGCTCTGGACAACGTGCGCCCGACTGTCGAAGTTAAGTCTCGCCGCGTTGGTGGTTCTACTTATCAGGTACCAGTTGAAGTTCGTCCGGTTCGTCGTAATGCCTTGGCAATGCGTTGGATCGTTGATGCTGCTCGTAAACGCGGTGATAAATCCATGGCTTTGCGCTTGGCGAATGAACTGTCTGACGCAGCAGAGAACAAAGGTTCTGCTGTTAAGAAACGTGAAGACGTTCACCGTATGGCCGAAGCTAACAAGGCGTTCGCGCACTACCGCTGGTAA
- the tusB gene encoding sulfurtransferase complex subunit TusB: MLYTVSHSPYHCDLSALLRLVTSEDEILFLQDGVMAVLKNSESLNLLLNNPASLFVLEDDVIARGLSGQISDNVTLISYTHFVDLTLKHQQQLAW; this comes from the coding sequence ATGCTGTATACCGTCAGTCATTCACCTTATCACTGCGATTTATCTGCATTGCTGAGATTAGTCACATCTGAAGATGAGATTCTATTTCTGCAAGATGGCGTGATGGCGGTTTTAAAAAATAGTGAAAGTCTTAACTTGTTGTTAAATAACCCCGCTTCGCTATTTGTGTTGGAAGATGACGTTATTGCTCGCGGCTTATCCGGTCAAATTTCAGACAATGTCACGCTAATCAGTTATACTCACTTCGTGGATTTGACCCTAAAACATCAACAGCAACTGGCATGGTAA
- the rplB gene encoding 50S ribosomal protein L2, whose product MAIVKCKPTSPGRRHVVKVVNQELHKGKPYAPLLEKLSKSGGRNNNGRITTRHIGGGHKQHYRLVDFKRNKDGIPAVVERLEYDPNRSANIALVLYKDGERRYILAPKGLKAGDQIQSGVDAAIKAGNTLPMRNIPVGSTVHNVEMKPGKGGQLARSAGAYVQIVARDGSYVTLRLRSGEMRKVLADCRATLGEVGNAEHMLRVLGKAGASRWRGIRPTVRGTAMNPVDHPHGGGEGRNFGKHPVTPWGVQTKGKKTRSNKRTDKFIVRRRSKK is encoded by the coding sequence ATGGCAATTGTTAAATGTAAACCTACATCTCCGGGTCGTCGCCACGTTGTTAAAGTGGTTAACCAGGAGTTGCATAAGGGTAAGCCTTATGCCCCGTTGCTTGAGAAATTAAGCAAAAGCGGTGGCCGTAACAACAATGGCCGTATCACTACCCGTCATATCGGTGGTGGCCACAAGCAACATTATCGTCTGGTTGACTTCAAACGCAACAAAGATGGTATCCCTGCTGTGGTTGAGCGTCTGGAGTACGATCCGAACCGTTCTGCGAATATCGCACTGGTTCTGTACAAAGACGGCGAACGCCGTTATATCCTGGCGCCTAAAGGCCTGAAAGCTGGTGACCAGATTCAATCTGGCGTTGATGCTGCAATTAAAGCAGGTAACACCCTGCCTATGCGTAACATCCCAGTTGGTTCAACGGTTCATAACGTAGAAATGAAACCAGGTAAAGGCGGCCAATTGGCTCGTTCTGCTGGTGCATACGTTCAGATCGTTGCTCGTGACGGTTCCTACGTTACTCTGCGTCTGCGCTCCGGCGAAATGCGCAAAGTTCTAGCTGATTGCCGCGCCACCTTAGGTGAAGTCGGTAACGCTGAACACATGCTGCGTGTGCTGGGTAAAGCAGGTGCTAGTCGTTGGCGTGGTATTCGTCCTACCGTTCGCGGTACGGCGATGAACCCAGTCGATCACCCACACGGTGGTGGTGAAGGTCGTAACTTTGGTAAGCACCCGGTAACCCCGTGGGGCGTTCAGACCAAAGGTAAGAAGACCCGTAGCAACAAGCGTACTGATAAGTTCATCGTACGTCGCCGTAGTAAAAAATAA
- the rplV gene encoding 50S ribosomal protein L22: protein METIAKHRHARSSAQKVRLVADLIRGKKVSQALETLAYTNKKAAGLVKKVLESAIANAEHNDGADIDDLKVTKIFVDEGPSMKRIMPRAKGRADRILKRTSHITVVVSDR, encoded by the coding sequence ATGGAAACTATCGCTAAACATCGCCACGCTCGTTCTTCTGCTCAGAAGGTTCGCTTGGTAGCGGATCTGATTCGCGGTAAGAAAGTGTCGCAAGCTCTGGAAACTCTGGCCTATACCAACAAGAAAGCTGCTGGTTTGGTTAAGAAGGTACTGGAGTCTGCCATTGCTAACGCAGAACACAACGATGGCGCTGACATCGATGATCTGAAAGTCACGAAGATCTTCGTAGACGAAGGCCCTAGCATGAAGCGCATTATGCCGCGTGCAAAAGGTCGTGCAGATCGCATCCTGAAGCGCACCAGCCACATTACTGTGGTTGTGTCCGATCGCTGA
- the rpsJ gene encoding 30S ribosomal protein S10 → MQNQRIRIRLKAFDHRLIDQSTAEIVETAKRTGAQVRGPIPLPTRKERFTVLISPHVNKDARDQYEIRTHKRLVDIVEPTEKTVDALMRLDLAAGVDVQISLG, encoded by the coding sequence ATGCAGAACCAAAGAATCCGTATCCGCCTGAAAGCGTTTGATCATCGTTTGATCGATCAATCAACTGCGGAAATCGTCGAGACTGCCAAGCGCACTGGTGCGCAGGTTCGTGGTCCGATCCCGCTGCCAACTCGCAAAGAGCGCTTTACCGTTCTGATCTCTCCGCACGTCAATAAAGATGCGCGCGATCAGTACGAGATTCGCACTCACAAGCGTCTGGTTGACATCGTTGAGCCAACCGAGAAAACCGTTGATGCTCTGATGCGTCTGGATCTGGCTGCCGGTGTAGACGTGCAGATCAGCCTGGGTTAA
- the rplC gene encoding 50S ribosomal protein L3 has product MIGLVGKKVGMTRIFTEDGVSIPVTVIEIEANRVTQVKSLENDGYRAVQVTTGAKKANRVTKPEAGHFAKAGVEAGRGLWEFRLPEGQEFTAGQEISVEIFADVKKVDVTGTSKGKGFAGTVKRWNFRTQDATHGNSLSHRVPGSIGQNQTPGKVFKGKKMAGHLGDERVTVQSLDVVRVDAERNLLLVKGAVPGATGGNLIVKPAVKA; this is encoded by the coding sequence ATGATTGGTTTAGTCGGTAAGAAAGTGGGCATGACGCGTATCTTCACAGAAGATGGCGTTTCAATCCCAGTAACTGTTATCGAAATTGAAGCGAACCGTGTTACTCAGGTCAAAAGCCTGGAGAATGACGGATACCGTGCTGTGCAAGTAACTACCGGTGCTAAAAAAGCTAACCGCGTTACTAAACCAGAAGCGGGTCATTTCGCTAAAGCTGGCGTAGAAGCTGGCCGTGGTCTGTGGGAATTCCGCCTTCCAGAAGGTCAAGAGTTCACTGCTGGTCAAGAAATTAGCGTCGAGATTTTTGCTGACGTTAAGAAAGTCGACGTTACAGGTACGTCTAAAGGTAAAGGTTTTGCCGGTACTGTTAAGCGCTGGAACTTCCGTACCCAAGATGCTACCCATGGTAACTCCTTGTCTCACCGTGTTCCGGGTTCTATCGGTCAAAACCAGACTCCGGGCAAAGTGTTCAAAGGCAAGAAAATGGCTGGCCACCTGGGTGACGAGCGTGTAACCGTTCAAAGCCTGGACGTAGTACGTGTTGACGCTGAGCGCAACCTACTGCTGGTTAAGGGTGCTGTACCGGGCGCTACCGGTGGCAACCTGATCGTTAAACCAGCTGTGAAGGCGTAA
- the rplD gene encoding 50S ribosomal protein L4 — protein MELVLKDAQGALTVSETTFGRDFNEALVHQVVVAYAAGARQGTRAQKTRAEVTGSGKKPWRQKGTGRARAGSVKSPIWRSGGVTFAAKPQDHSQKVNKKMYRGALKSILSELVRQDRLIIVEKFSVEAPKTKLLAQKLKDMALEDVLIITGELDENLFLAARNLYKVDVRDVAGIDPVSLIAFDKVVMTADAVKQVEEMLA, from the coding sequence ATGGAATTAGTATTGAAAGACGCGCAAGGCGCGCTGACTGTTTCCGAAACTACCTTCGGTCGTGATTTCAACGAAGCGCTGGTACATCAGGTTGTTGTTGCTTATGCAGCAGGTGCCCGTCAAGGTACTCGTGCTCAGAAGACCCGCGCCGAAGTGACTGGTTCCGGTAAAAAACCGTGGCGCCAGAAAGGTACCGGCCGTGCGCGTGCAGGTTCTGTAAAGAGCCCAATCTGGCGTTCAGGTGGTGTGACCTTTGCTGCGAAGCCTCAGGACCACAGTCAGAAAGTAAATAAAAAGATGTACCGCGGCGCGCTGAAAAGCATTTTGTCCGAATTGGTACGTCAAGATCGTCTGATCATTGTCGAAAAGTTCTCTGTTGAAGCACCTAAAACTAAGTTGCTGGCGCAGAAGCTGAAAGATATGGCTCTGGAAGATGTACTGATCATCACTGGTGAACTGGACGAGAACTTGTTCTTGGCAGCTCGCAACCTGTACAAGGTTGATGTCCGTGATGTTGCTGGTATTGACCCAGTTAGCCTGATCGCCTTCGACAAAGTGGTTATGACTGCTGATGCTGTGAAGCAAGTTGAGGAGATGCTGGCATGA
- the rplW gene encoding 50S ribosomal protein L23, whose amino-acid sequence MIREERLLKVLRAPHVSEKASAAMEKNNTIVLKVAKDATKAEIKAAVQKLFEVEVEDVNTLLVKGKSKRHGQRVGRRSDWKKAYVTLKEGQNLDFIGGAE is encoded by the coding sequence ATGATTCGTGAAGAACGTCTGCTGAAAGTACTGCGCGCGCCGCATGTATCTGAAAAAGCGTCCGCTGCGATGGAAAAGAATAACACCATCGTTCTCAAAGTTGCCAAAGACGCGACCAAAGCAGAAATTAAAGCTGCAGTGCAGAAACTGTTTGAAGTCGAAGTCGAAGACGTTAACACCTTGCTGGTTAAAGGCAAGAGTAAGCGTCACGGTCAGCGTGTTGGTCGTCGTAGCGACTGGAAAAAAGCTTACGTCACCCTGAAAGAAGGCCAGAATCTGGACTTCATCGGCGGCGCAGAGTAA
- a CDS encoding helix-turn-helix transcriptional regulator, producing the protein MSNSLLSSETSELDLLDERPFSQTDHEILKSYEAIVDGLAMLIGNHCEIVLHSLEDLKSSAVRIANGEHTGRQIGSPITDLALRMLHDMAGADSSVSRAYFTRAKSGVLMKSVTIAIRNRDQRVIGLLCINMNLDVPFSQIIKTFMPPETQEVASSVNFASSVDDLVAQTLEFTIEEVNADRNVSNNAKNRQVVLNLYEKGIFDIKDAINQVAERLNISKHTVYLYIRQFKSGDFVGHER; encoded by the coding sequence ATGTCTAATTCGCTTCTCAGTAGCGAAACCAGTGAACTGGATTTACTGGATGAACGTCCGTTCAGTCAAACGGACCATGAAATACTCAAATCATACGAAGCTATCGTTGATGGCTTGGCAATGCTTATTGGCAACCACTGTGAAATTGTCCTGCATTCACTGGAAGACCTGAAAAGCTCTGCGGTAAGAATTGCTAATGGTGAACACACAGGTAGGCAAATTGGCTCGCCGATAACAGATCTGGCTTTGCGGATGCTGCACGATATGGCGGGCGCAGACAGCAGTGTTTCAAGAGCCTATTTCACGCGCGCCAAAAGTGGTGTGCTGATGAAGTCCGTCACTATTGCTATCCGTAACCGCGATCAGCGCGTTATTGGCCTGTTGTGTATTAACATGAATCTGGATGTGCCTTTCTCGCAAATCATTAAGACTTTCATGCCACCGGAAACTCAGGAAGTTGCTTCCTCGGTAAACTTTGCTTCATCGGTCGATGACTTGGTGGCGCAAACACTGGAATTTACTATTGAGGAAGTTAATGCGGATCGCAATGTGTCTAACAATGCGAAGAACCGCCAGGTTGTTCTCAATCTGTATGAAAAAGGTATTTTTGATATCAAAGATGCAATTAATCAGGTTGCTGAACGACTAAATATTTCCAAACATACGGTTTATCTCTACATTCGCCAGTTCAAAAGTGGTGATTTCGTGGGACACGAGCGTTAA
- the rpsS gene encoding 30S ribosomal protein S19 — protein sequence MPRSLKKGPFIDLHLLKKVEKAVESGDKKPIRTWSRRSTVFPNMIGLTIAVHNGRQHVPVFVSDEMVGHKLGEFAPTRTYRGHAADKKAKKR from the coding sequence ATGCCACGTTCTCTCAAGAAAGGTCCCTTCATTGACCTGCACTTGCTGAAGAAGGTAGAGAAAGCGGTGGAAAGCGGAGACAAGAAGCCAATTCGGACTTGGTCCCGTCGTTCAACGGTCTTTCCAAATATGATCGGTTTGACCATCGCTGTCCATAATGGTCGTCAGCACGTTCCCGTTTTTGTTTCCGATGAAATGGTCGGTCACAAACTGGGTGAATTCGCGCCGACCCGTACTTATCGCGGCCATGCGGCCGATAAAAAGGCTAAAAAGCGCTAA
- the tusC gene encoding sulfurtransferase complex subunit TusC, which translates to MAENGKNSIAFVFTQSPHGNSAGREGLDALLATSALSEDIGVFFISDGVLQLLPQQQPEKILSRNYIATFGVLPLYDVENYYICEASLQQRGLSEVTDWILDVAVLSPVNLRSQLANYDVVLTF; encoded by the coding sequence ATGGCAGAGAATGGTAAGAATAGTATTGCTTTTGTTTTCACCCAAAGCCCGCATGGTAATTCAGCGGGGCGGGAAGGGTTAGATGCCTTGCTGGCAACGTCTGCGTTGAGTGAGGATATCGGGGTATTCTTTATTTCGGATGGTGTTTTGCAACTTTTGCCGCAGCAGCAGCCAGAAAAAATTCTCTCCAGAAACTATATTGCCACTTTCGGTGTCTTACCCCTGTACGATGTCGAGAATTATTATATCTGTGAAGCCTCATTGCAGCAGCGCGGATTGAGCGAAGTGACGGATTGGATACTTGATGTTGCGGTATTATCTCCGGTAAATTTACGCAGCCAATTGGCAAATTATGATGTTGTGCTGACTTTCTAA
- the rpsL gene encoding 30S ribosomal protein S12, translated as MATINQLVRKPRSMKVAKSNVPALEACPQKRGVCTRVYTTTPKKPNSALRKVCRVRLTNGFEVTSYIGGEGHNLQEHSVILIRGGRVKDLPGVRYHTVRGALDCSGVKDRKQSRSKYGVKKPKA; from the coding sequence ATGGCAACGATTAACCAGCTGGTTCGCAAGCCACGCAGCATGAAGGTTGCTAAAAGCAACGTTCCTGCGCTGGAAGCATGCCCGCAGAAACGTGGTGTATGTACCCGCGTATATACAACCACCCCGAAAAAACCTAACTCCGCACTGCGTAAAGTTTGCCGTGTGCGTTTAACTAACGGTTTTGAAGTCACCTCCTACATCGGCGGTGAAGGTCATAACCTTCAGGAACACTCCGTGATCCTGATCCGTGGCGGTCGTGTTAAAGACTTGCCAGGTGTGCGTTACCACACCGTTCGCGGCGCGCTTGACTGCTCAGGTGTTAAAGACCGTAAGCAATCACGTTCTAAGTACGGCGTGAAGAAGCCAAAGGCTTAA